Within Topomyia yanbarensis strain Yona2022 chromosome 2, ASM3024719v1, whole genome shotgun sequence, the genomic segment TAGCCAAGTCGCTGCTCGACAAGCCGTGTCACGAGAACTCCCAGTATTCAGCGGCTCGCCGGAAGAATGGCCGTTGTTCTACTCCACGTTTACGACAACGACCAACATGTGCGGCTATACCGCAGAGGAGAACCTAATGCGGTTGCAGAAGTGCTTGAGAGGGAAGGCGTATGAAGCAGTAAAGTGCCGCTTGATGCATCCGGCTAATGTTGTTGGTATCCTGTCCACATTGAGGATGTTGTACGGGAATCCCGAGATCATCGTGCAGAATTTGATATCCAAGATCCAGTCAACGCCAGCGCCGAAAGCGGACAGATTAGAAACACTCATCGAGTTTTCCCTTGCAGTGCAGAACCTTTGCGCAACGATCGAAGCTTGCGAGCTGGAAGAGTATTCGTACAACGTTGCTCTTTTACATGAGCTTGTAGATAAGCTACCTTCAGGGTTCAAGGTGGAGTGGGCCAAATATCGCCGTAACCTACCACGAGTACATCTTTCAATATTCGCAAAATGGTTGTATGAGCTAGCAGAAATTGTGTGTCCGATCGCAAATTTGCATGGTAGCGGGGCTAGAGCGCCCCAAAGTAACAAGAAAAACTCGGCGTTCCTTAATGCTCACAGTGGGGAGACAAGCGGCGGTACGACGGACAAGACGAATCATCAATCCAATTCGAATCGAATTCAGGCTAACTCTAAGGAGTGCCTGGTTTGTAAGGGAAGTTGTCCTAATGTGGAGAAATGCCAGCGGTTCACTGAGCTTGGATACAACTCTAAATGGGCAACTGTGAAAGAGTTCGGGTTATGCCGGAAGTGCCTACGGAAACATAAGGGACCGTGTAAGTCAAAGCAAGTTTGCGGCACAAACGGTTGCACTTTCAAACATCACCAACTGCTCCACAACAATCAACGTGAAGGAGCGCTGCGTTCCGGTAGTAGAGATTCACATTCCGCCACGGTGGCACAAGACACATCTGTACGCGAATGCAACGCTCATCATAAGGCCACGAACAAGGGACTGTTCAGAGTTGCTCCAATCGTCATCCATGGCCCGGTTAAATCCATCAAAACTTTCGCATTTCTCGACGATGGGTCCTCACTAACTCTAGTGGACGCATCGCTAGTGCAAGAGCTGAAGCTACAGGGAACGCCGGAACCGTTATGCCTTAAATGGACAGGTAACAAGCGGCGGATGGAAAGTGACTCAATGAGGTTGGACCTCGAAGTTTCTGGAACGGGAGAGGTTCAGAAGAAGTACCGCCTTGCAGGAGCACATACTGTTGCTAGTTTGGATTTGTTTCATCAAACGGTAGACACGGAGTTGATGTGCAAAGAATATCCCCATCTACGAGGAATCCCCATCGAATCGTACATAAATGTACAGCCTCGGATCTTGATCGGAATCGATAATGCCAACCTGACATTCCCACTCAAGGGAAGGGAAGGCAAGATGTACGAGCCGatcgcaacgaaaacacgactCGGATGGATTGTTCACGGAGGTTCGAACACCGGAGAGGCTGTTGTGGGACACCATAGCCATAGCGTTCAGACATGTCCATGCAGCGAACGATCCGATGGTATGTTGCAGCAAGCCGTACGTGAATACTTTTCTCTGGATGGACTGGGAATTTACAGACCGGAGAAGCAACTTTATTCCGTGGCAGATCAGCGTGTGCAGCAGCTTATGCAGTCAGCGTCAAAGACAGAGAGTGGGCGATATGAAGTTAGCCCGTTATGGAAGTTCGACGAATTCCGACTACCCAACAGCAAACCTGTGGCTCTACGACGCTTCCACTGCCTAGAGGCCAGAATGAAGAAACAGCCGGAGTTGGCCCAAGTATTGCGGGCGAAGATCGAAGATTATCGTAAAAAGGGGTACATCAGAAAGCTGTCGGACGAAGAGCTGCAAGTTCCACAAGAACGAGTGTGGTATCTCCCGTTGTTTCCAGTGTTCAACCCGAATAAACCTGGGAAGGTGAGAATTGTGTGGGACGCGGCTGCAAAAACAAATGGTGTATCGCTGAACTCGATGCTGCTGACAGGGCCGGATTTACTGACGCCTCTGGACTACGTGCTTTTCCGGTTCCGAGAGTTCCGCGTAGGACTTATTGGTGATGTGAAGGAGATGTACTTGCAAATGGCAATGTCCAAGAAGGATCAGCACTGCCTCAGGGTGTTATGGTGTGATGACGCATCTGGAGAACCGAGCACCTACGTGACGCAGGTTATGCCCTTCGGTACCTGTTGTTCGCCAAGTTGCgcgcaattcatcaaaaatctCAACGCAAGCAAGTTCGAAGGGCAGTATCCAGTGGCCGCGCAAGCCATTATCAAACAGCACTACGTGGACGATATGCTGGTGAGCGTCGAATCTGAACAGGAGGCGATCCAGTTAGCAATGGATGTGAAATTCGTGCACGCCCAGGCTGGATTCGACATGCGAAACTGGATTTCTAACTCCCCTGCAGTTATGAAAGCCCTGAAGGAGAATAACAAGGACGAAATCAGTCTAAACATCGGAGCAGAGCTGACGACCGAGAAGGTTTTAGGAATGTGGTGGTGTACGGCTTCAGATTCATTCATTTACAAACTTTCAGCGAAGCACGACCGGGATTTGCTTGATGGGAATCGCACACCTACGAAGCGAGAGATGCTCAGAACACTCATGGCTGTTTTCGATCCACTGGGATTGATATCCAACGTGATGATCTACCTAAAAGTCCTATTCCAGGAAGTATGGCGATCCGGAATCGGCTGGGATGAGGTGATACCAGAACGTCTTAACGAAAAGTGGGAGAAATGGCTGGAGATCCTACCCAAGGTACAGACTATCAGCATACCTCGCTGTTACCGGTCTGCAACGCGGTTGGGCCCGCAAACGAACATCAAGCGGCCCAgttaaaaatgtccaaccagctgATCACGACTGTATAACCACGCGccataaaatttttcaattcttttggATCGGTTTGAGACAATACTGGAAAGATATAAATGCTAAAAGCAGAGTTTCCGTGTATTTGAATtattagcacagagaacagacgtccatcttcagcattcaacttgtgtaaaatctctaacggtttcgaaggtagttggggtATCTAAACCAGGttcgctactgtcgtcatgatTTTGTGGCtaagttcgacagaattgacagcggttatgccactacccagtcaaactagtccggaaccggttcggacttccagcatgaattctagcttaaattcatcaaccgatagagtcggaatcggttgttttctttgagcaagattccatactaaatccattcaggatttcgaaccggttccggaatggatttgacggataattAGGATAGATTGGTGTGGTggtgctagtgtttatcgtcatggatgtctgttctctgtgttattAATGTACATTGTACACAAGACAAAGTGCCCTGTCACATCATGCCGTGACCAGACGCTAAAAATCGTCCCACACTAGTAATACAGTAAATTCTATCTACAAACCGATCAGTGCCTATCGCAcacacagcaaaaaaatattatcCATTTTATATACTTAAATTGTCCATTGACGGAAGTTAAATGAGCTGTCAAAAATGGGTACTATTTTGTTTCTAACCAATTTATAGTTAGCGTTGACAAATAAATACGAATTCTTTCTTTTAATCAACTCTTGGGGATGTAAGGAGTACAACTAGTACAACAACTTATGTGAATTTGGTAATTACTTATTAGGTATAAACAATAggtatctttaatttggaaaaattgtgtcagtttttcatatgtattgatggTGGGTGTCTTTACGAGTACAgtcatattatttttaaatcttaattattcttttctaacatttaaattaaaaaaaaaaaacaaattaaattcacccaacaaactgacagttgccccactaaatgacgtatctgcaaatatctcgttcacCTTACTGTttaccgggacagcaccccacacatcatgatctggtacttttgcaacCCGCTAGCAACTTGCAATCCCAAGTTTCGTCTGCAAACTATGGCAGATCTGATGAGGCAAccgagtcgtgcaagtcgcatgggtttggaggTGTTACtgtcctaaaaggaaaaaaatacaaataattcACTAGTTTCGCGCTTAGAAATAGGAAAAGgattgagatattaactcacattACTAATCTGCGTCAGAAATGCcgtaacccgcacacccctaaagatccctattgagttcttgtcggccgGTCTCACGAAATCTAATGCAGTTACAAATACatataatttgtatttgtatttgtaacaattgaggttttatgatagttttatagccgctcataaaacttagattgcacttatagcgtgctataaaacttaaatagTTACTTGGGTTTGGCAGTTacttggttgaaaacaatccgatttgcttttgccgtctttgtttattattttccacctgctagtgatgtagtatttgtgtcatgtgacgtgtacgtacatgagccgtagaaaagtctattaaaactcgaaaatctcgtttttttacaataaattcggctgtgtcTGAACTTAAAGTCCTAGACatctaaaaaaatttttgcgtctatctcaaacattgatctaaataatatattttttgcagaatttttcgtaggtcagttttttcaaaaaaaaaattataaaaatatgcaaaaattgagtttattattatgttggcctataaaagattctgagagacagggataacttctcaactagcataaaaatagatttACGAGAGTTTTTGAGGTCGcagattacgattctgatgtcaaaatttgaaaattaaaaataaccccTACAAAATGGCAACCATTTTATACGAAATTGACAAATTTTTGTTATAGTCAGTATTAAAATCGATTCGCGGGGTTTTTTTGGGTCGCTGATTTGGATTCTGATATTATAATTACAAAATTCGACGACGCTCAGCTTTGCTTCGCCGATTTCTATAAGAGCAAACGTTCTGCGCACTTTTGTAACCTTTATTGATCACAAACTCGTTCATAAAAGGTATAATTAAAATTATTGCTTCGCTTGTTCACCCTTCTTACATCAGCGcttttttcgtcaaatttcacttttttgtaTTCGAATTATCTCACACAAATTCAATTTGAACTTTAGCGCTTTTCAgtacatgaaatttagccaagtacagtcgccatattggatccgtcattttgaattttgcattttcgaatcagaatcagcgaccccaaaaTCCAATATATAGCTCAAAATAACCGtaataataatgaaaacaaAATCGCGTCGCAAAAggttaaaaaaataacttgtgTTTGTGGATATGTGCAATatttatacggatactgaaagctcttttcacgctcTATTTAAAAGTACAATCATTCAGGTTAAATAGATTTAAAAATTActttaaataacacaaagtgtttaaaattaagaaacttGACTTGGTGTGCTTGAAAACATACAATACAGCCaacaacttctacaaaacaaaatgttttgcaacaaaaacacattgtaTAATAGTTtgcacataacttgaggtacacaaagAAAGACAgaggagaaaaagggattccgctaACTTACCCAAACCGTCAGCTAGCCCTGGGCTTCTCTACTTAAAAAAGCCGTATTTCAAAATTCGTGGGATCTACAGAGTTtgtatcttcagaagatatactcATAATTACCCGACCTACAACTTAGatatcatttttctatctagttccattaaaaagttgataacagcgccacCCTACTGGCTAATTTTCGAACTAATATGGTACGATCAAATACTGTGTTGGAACAATCAGCACTGTGATTTGGACTGGTGTGTGTGATTGAATTATATATAACTAGTAAACCAGTTGAATTAATACTATCCACGAGGTTGCACGTTTTTTTACTCCGCTCCGTCCGTGCAAGATTTTAACTCGTCCCGAGAATTTCGGTCTTCGTTCGTCCAGTTATTTTTAGCTtgaattgaacatatatattaagaagaacctTAATCCATTCAAAACATCCATTAGAAatagtaaattttaatattttgtgttGTGATCATCTTTTCCGAAACacgtccgtcttacccccaccgtttcacccgcagtctggaaaaagtgcagatatttattcattttctaattcttcaaaaattgtgatacttgttgatttttgtaaaataatccctctgggcactcgaaagccaacatatggagctacaacatagagtattacacgttgacaaaaacatgctcttactatgttatatttcagaATTTCCTTAATATGTCCGTCGTACCCCTAGCTCCCCTACGGGTTTTTCGAACAGTAGAATTGAATCGAGATttgttgttttaataaaaaacgAAATATGTAAGCTAGATGGCTACGGAACGTGTTTTtactaaatttttttaaagcatGGGCTACGTACTAAGGGAGGGGAGTAAATAGTGACTGGCATATGTTTTGAATTTCGAATTGGATTTAATGCCGGTAGCCATGGTAGCATAAGTATTTCACTTTTCATGTCGAATATTTTCAACTTGGTTACAATAAAGCATACAATAAACTTGCATCAAACATCATAGTGTGCGCTATGAAAATGTATCGTTCATTCTATGACATTCTGGTTCAAAAAGCAAGATTTGAATATTCACATGTTTACAAGGGATATGTTTATACTAAGTCTTAATAATTTATAATCAATATAATAAAATGATCATGGTTTCGCTTGTATTTTCTCACCGACCTCAATTATATTTTTTCGTATAATATTTGTGACCAAAAGTGGTCATAGTGTAGTCGAAAAAGACTTTTGTGCATATTGCACCAGCTTACCAATGGGTTGACGAATCTATGCTGTGGAGActgtcaaaaacataaaaaaacattGCCAAATTCTGGCGTTGTTTAGGTGAGCTGATAGCATGCGCAATGATCACATCAATTCCTCGTACTTCAAATATGCGAACGTTTTTACTTTGTGTGGGTGTAGACTGCTTCTTTTAGAGATTAATGACAGAAGTCGATTAGTTTTCATTAGCTTAGTTTATCAAATGTTTCCAAATTTTTCTGTGCTGAACACAACCTAGTGAAAATGTGGTGATTTCCAATCGATCGTATTCGTTAGTTATCTAGAATCTGCTTGCATCTAATGTACCATCGATTGCATGTATCTTTCGACAATCTTGAAAGTGTTGAAAATGATATATCAGTTTTTTTGGTTCCTAACAACTTGCTTCACCTTTCTGTTCAATGCCCTGTGGCTATGTTGTAACTTCGCCTCGATCGGCATTCCGTGGCTTATGCTGCTGTTCTTCCTGGTATGCATCGCTTCCAAGTTTGTCAAGCTGAAGTGTCCTGCTGGCGAGGTTGTTCAATCGATGCTGCACAGAAGTGAGAAGGAAGTTGGCTCCGAGGTGCTCTACTGGCCTATTGTTAGTAGGGGTGGGGCATTCGATGCGCCGGAAAACTCACTTGCCGCCATCAATCAAGTATGAGTCATGATTAGCATGCTCTGTCCCATAGCGGGGTGAGGTcatggttattttattttgtgtcttCTCTGTTTGCAGTGTTTATCACAAAAGTGTTACAACATTCTACTTGATCTGAACATCACAAGCGATGGGCACTTGGTGGTACTCCACCGAACGACCTTAGAGAAAGCGAGCATCAACGAACCCATCCACAAACTGAAGCTAAGTGCGCTAGATCATCTCAACATTTCCGAGCATCATCCTTTAGGGTAACGAGAGAAATAACTTTTAATTATTTGTACTAACATAAAAAATGTATCAATTTGTTTTTAGGCAACATTTTCAATCTGAGACAGTCATTACGTTCGAAAAATTGCTGAAGTTGTTGGAAACGAACGAATTAACAGTGTTCCTGCTAGCATCACACACCAGTGCAAAGTTGACTGAGCTGCTGCGTGATGCAATTGCCAGGAACTCGATTTTTACTAAGCGTATCGTTTTTTGCTGCTCATCTCCGGTAGCTATCTATCAGGTGAGTAGggttgcaatattttttttaggacATGTTGAATAATAACTAACTCGGCAAATGATATTATTCAGATATTTGAGATTACAGAATCCAATCAAACTATTTTTGTTAGATTTTTTGGACacatttgcataaaaataagaACAGTTTCATTTTTCCGCTCTAATTAAAGATATGTGAGCAgggccgtagcgtggtcttctggtgCCCTTTGCGGaatctcagttttgcgcccattggtgtttactttggctttcttttggaAATGGTACACTTACCCCCTACTTCATTCATGCTTGGCTGTCGTTCAGCAGTTGACGCTAagtgtttgaaggcgacggagtGAGCATTTATTCCgaaaactgtatattagggTGCGAATGGCATGTATGGACAAAAGTTATCCATCGAATTTAATCACCAGACATACCTCAAAAGCAATAGCACCATTAGTCTCTATGAAAAATTTGAGCTCAATCGGACATGATTAAGGGGTTGCGCAAAACAGTCaaagtgcaaaaattttcaccGGTGAAAGAAAAACCACAAAAGGAccgttaaaatattcaaaaatcgaattcgtatttttgatgctaaatgtcatGAAAAGTCGCGATAAACTGtcatcctgattttttttaaagatagcctttaggaacttggtaaaaatattttaacaaaaGACGCCTCCAGTACTTTTGATTTTTAAACTgggattttcaaataaaataaaacagaaTTGACAGCAGATTTCGACATTTTAAGTATTTCTAAGGCATTTGGCTGCATTCAAAATTGCATTTCCAAACTCAAGTCCCATTTCAATtcaaaaattttccattttttcaacattacacCAGATTTCGACGCTTCATGACATTTTTGTTCCGATTGAGCTCAAATTGTGCATAGGAACTTTTTTCAAGGTTCCAACACCTTTGAGGTGTGTCCAGTTTAAAAATTCAGGTTGTCAATAACTATTGGCACTATACCGTATATCAAGTATACTGAGGAgacaattttaggaactttgaTCTGGTTGGATTGTTGATTATAATGCAAGTCATTAGATTTTAATTACCAGTCTAAGTGCCGTAACGGCCATCTTTTTGCACATGCGAGTGAAACAAAGATGCTTTTATGATCTATTGCTGATTAAATTTTTCACATATTCTTCGTTCCAGTTTCTAAGAAAATAGGTTGCAGCCAGTCATACATCGAGTGAAGATAGATGACCACTATTCTTTATTATCCTTGCCTTTCAAGTTATACATTCTTTTTTCATATTCTTCAGTTGTCACTTTGTATTTGGCTCTAGGCCTGTGCATAAATAAACTCTCCTGGAATGATACAAATTatcctaaaatggatgtcgaacgaGATTCGTCATCAAAGTCTCCGACTTCCATTTAAAATGAAATATCATATCCGATCTTCTTTGTAATAAAGGATAATCCGCTAAGCTTTCCAATATTCTGCAAGAAATGACGCAGATATATTCAGCTGTGACAGgtatctcgaaagttcgctCAGATAAGCTcaaaattgtgatattttgtcaaaagaaaacaaatgacgttactggtGACAAGCTTTTTATGAAGAACTACTGtgtttacatgcccgctcacaatgttgagatcgatggcgtagttatcgattcgaacttggtatgcgtggatctactgatgGACGGGGTTTGGCTGTTTCAAGAATCCCTTGCTCGAATGTGCGAGGATTTGGAATGGCAATTGCACCGGACGGGACAAAATGGGTTGGACTTTGAAACTCGTGTCGGCTGCCGTTTGGTGAGACTGCTTTGCGTCATCTATGACAAGGATCGTCTGCCTGAGCGGTTGTTTTTAGCGTGCGTCAAGAATACAGTATTGCAATTTTCATGTGGTATTTCAACCAGATATTCGACTTAGTACAGAACTGGTTGGGCCTAGGCTGCGAACTTTATGATATTGCCTTTAATTTTCGTGATAATTGATCTAGCTCACTCTACGATGTTTGCTAAAGCTTTACAGAAGTGTCCTGCTTCAATGCTCATGACCACATCTCTGTTCCCCTTGTGTTTCTGTAAAAGTGGGAAAATAAGcggaaaaattcgtttttttttggaaatataaAGTTGTTGTTTATTCTGGACCAACAGAACCGTAGCGTAGTCGTCTGGCGCCTTTAGTTACGTCTCAGTGATGCATCTCTTTGGTGTTCACTTTGGTTTTCTTTTTTAGTTCGACTTTCAAGCAATAATTTTGTGTGTGCCTGGGAATGAAACTCCTATCCTTACTTATTTTAAGACTTAACCTAACTTGTTTCGTAGAGCGGATCAAGATCTCAGTACCCCGGTTAGCGCCCTTGGCAGGGGCCTACCGCACGCTGAGGGTCTGTATgtgagatatttttttcaaaatagtaAATACGCGAAAATCATTCAAAGCACAAATTTTAAGTCTTACATCTATACGTGCAAGTTTATTTCTTTCCATTTTTAAAAAGGACTatagataaaaaaaatctattttaataGTTTGGCGGCTCAAGGCCGGCAGAATCCCTGTTAGAAGTCTTATTCATATAACCTTTCTCCAAAATTTGATAATTGGTGAGgtacaaataaaaactttttgcCCTAAGGATATATAAAGACGGTAGCTTCtataaaattttacagctaCCGAAAATAGTTTTGCCAAATAATttgaatttaattgaaaatattgTACTTCCCGTAAACTCGTTTACATAAAACACAATTTAAAATCGCCAATCGCGGCGTTGCATCTTGGGTGACCGCCTTTTCGTTAATTTACTCATGTCGACGAAAATAAATCCTCTATTCTCAAGACAATTGATTGGCTTTGATCGAGAAGCTGTTAGTTGTTACTAAagggttatattttattgtctgaaagtttgaaaaggatcattccactaggtaattttctacagcgttttctctgtgatgcaatttgatgtggggcaCCCTTTATTCATATAAAACTTCATagacatatttttattttcagttaCGTCAGCATTGCCCTGATCTAGTTTGCGGATTGTGGATGGATAAGTCGACTCTCTCGCGTACCCAACAGTATTTAAGTGCTTCAACAATTTTGATGTCTATTTACGGTGCCATCTATCGCAACATTGTTGCACCAGTCATCGGTATTAGTCTAGTGTTTATTCATAAAGAAGAATTTAACGCGTAAGTGTTGCCATTTTCAGCTAAATTTAATGTATATTATAAGAAACTGAATATAAAATTACCAGTTGAgaactaaaaattaaaaactgagaAGTATATTGTGTACCACAAATTGATCATTGTaatctgaaataaaaaaatggaagtCGAAAAAAGGACCATCTCCTAATATTGTTTACTCCCTTTCTAGGCAAATATCAACTCTATGGCACAACGTCGGTGTTCGCCCGATAGTTTATACAATCAATTCACCGAACGAAAAACGATATTTTCAGCAGGTAACGAAAACGCAGTATTTGACTGACTCGCTGCGCTCTGAGCCGCAAGTTATCTTCAGGATCAAACGCAAATGAACCCGTTTCTACAAGGAATACTCTACAGTAGCAGTTCTAGTGAATCGGTATCTTCGTACTATAGCGGTAGCATTTATTTATTCGAATGTTTCAATTTGACAGCTTAAAGTGAGATAAACCTAACCGTTTTCGGTTAGGAACGATGCTTTTCCTCAATTCATTATAGATTAGGTCTTAGTTTAATCTAACCGTGAATATGGCCAAGCTTATAGTTAATAAGTCTGAATGATTTGCTTCTTATAGTCACTATGTAGCAAATTAGAAATATTGTGTTTCTTTTACATTAACAATGATTTTGAAACTTGGACACGTATTTATTctaaaggtaaaaattgaggtattttatttttatttactttcactTTGTTCTGTGAGAGTGAGATGTGTTCCCGTTTTATACATTCTGTGAGAGTGAGATATATCCTTTTTATACATCACCGTCTTCTATTTGTACATAttatgttttgattttcgtgaaatatttatttttgattttattcgcagaaaaaaattaatttttattttctaaAATCCTGCAAATCTATTC encodes:
- the LOC131683816 gene encoding glycerophosphodiester phosphodiesterase 1 isoform X1; this encodes MYLSTILKVLKMIYQFFWFLTTCFTFLFNALWLCCNFASIGIPWLMLLFFLVCIASKFVKLKCPAGEVVQSMLHRSEKEVGSEVLYWPIVSRGGAFDAPENSLAAINQCLSQKCYNILLDLNITSDGHLVVLHRTTLEKASINEPIHKLKLSALDHLNISEHHPLGQHFQSETVITFEKLLKLLETNELTVFLLASHTSAKLTELLRDAIARNSIFTKRIVFCCSSPVAIYQLRQHCPDLVCGLWMDKSTLSRTQQYLSASTILMSIYGAIYRNIVAPVIGISLVFIHKEEFNAQISTLWHNVGVRPIVYTINSPNEKRYFQQVTKTQYLTDSLRSEPQVIFRIKRK
- the LOC131683816 gene encoding glycerophosphodiester phosphodiesterase 1 isoform X2, with amino-acid sequence MSEGRTSSDESNQGVCKVCDGSDNSRMVQCDKCDDWFHFDCVGVSQAVENQDWLCSDCYGKQHAKNKKSTKPTPPTVPPCLSQKCYNILLDLNITSDGHLVVLHRTTLEKASINEPIHKLKLSALDHLNISEHHPLGQHFQSETVITFEKLLKLLETNELTVFLLASHTSAKLTELLRDAIARNSIFTKRIVFCCSSPVAIYQLRQHCPDLVCGLWMDKSTLSRTQQYLSASTILMSIYGAIYRNIVAPVIGISLVFIHKEEFNAQISTLWHNVGVRPIVYTINSPNEKRYFQQVTKTQYLTDSLRSEPQVIFRIKRK